ATCGGGAACTTCTTGAATGCAGCAAACCGTTCGATATCTTTCTCGCGGCAATAAGCCAGCGGTCTGATCACGATATTTTTCCTGTCGTCACTGAGCAGTTTGGGCGGCATTGCTTTCAGCTTGCCTCCGTAAAAAATATTCAGGAAGAAAGTTTCAAGAATATCGTCGCGATGGTGACCCAAAGCTATTTTGGTAATGCCATTGGCTTCCGCATAACCGTATAAGGCGCCGCGCCGCAATCGCGAGCAAAGGCCGCAGGTCGTGCTGCCTTCAGGAATGATGCGCTTGACGATGCTGTAAGTGTCTCTTTCAATAATATGGTAAGGAACGCCGATGGATTCAAGATATTCCGGCAATACATGCTCGGGGAAGCCCGGTTGTTTCTGATCCAGATTGACGGCGACCAGTTCGAATTCAACGGGCGCCGTCTTCTGCAGATTGAGCAGAATATCCAGCAAGGTATAGGAATCCTTACCGCCGGATAAGCACACCATGATCTTATCGCCGTTTTCGATCATGTTATAGTCGGCAATTGCGTCGCCTACAGCATGTCGCAAACGTTTCTGTAATTTATTAAATTGGGTTCTGGATTTTTGATCTGAATCTGACATGGTCAGAATAATATTGACTTATAAAACGAAATAAAGGCCGGGGTTCACCAGAACCCCGGATGGAACATGTTAGCCGTTGTAACGCTGGAAGATTAATGTTGCGTTGGTGCCGCCGAAGCCGAAACTGTTCGACATGATGGTATTCAGCGTGACATTGTCCTGACGCTCGCGCACGATGGGAATGCCTTCCGCATTTGGATCCAGGTGCGTGATATTGGCTGAAGCGCTCAGAAAGCTTTCTTCCATCATCAATAACGAATAAATGGCCTCATTGACACCGGCTGCGCCTAATGCGTGACCTGTCAGAGACTTCGTTGAGCTGACCCATGGCACATTGCCGGCGCCGAATACGGTACGCAAGGCTTCCAATTCTCTGGTATCGCCAACGGGCGTACTGGTGCCGTGTGCATTGATGTAATCGATCTTGTCAGGCACAGTTGCCAGCGCCTGCTGCATGCAGCGCACAGCGCCTTCGCCTGAAGGCTGAACCATATCGTAGCCATCGGATGTTGCGCCGTAACCAGTCAGTTCGGCATAGATCTTGGCACCGCGGGCTTTAGCATGCTCCAGCTCCTCAATAACCAGAACGCCGCCGCCGCCGGAAATAACGAAACCGTCACGGGTTTCATCATAAGGCCTTGAAGCTGTTTCAGGCGCGTCGTTGTACTTGGATGACAAAGCCCCCATCGCATCGAACAACACGGACATGGTCCAGTGCACTTCTTCGCCACCGCCGGCAAACACGATGTCCTGCTTACCCATCTGGATCAGCTCCATGGCGTGACCGATACAGTGAGCACTGGTCGCACAGGCGGAACTGATGGAATAATTGACGCCCTTGATTTTGAACGGTGTTGCCAGACAGGCTGTATTGGTGCTGGACATGGTTCTGGTCACCATGTAAGGCCCTACCTTTTTGATGCCTTTTTCGCGCAAAATATCAGCCGCATCCACGAGATTCGAAGTGGAAGGACCGCCCGATCCCATCACCAGACCGGTTCTGACATTTGATACGTCCGACTCCGCAAGGCCTGCATCGTCAATGGCCTGCTGCATGGCAATATAGTTAAATGCAGCGCCATCGCCCATAAAACGTTTTATTTTTCGGTCGATAAATTCGTCCTGATCTATATTGACAGGTCCATGAACATGGCTGCGAAAGCCAAGTTCTTTATAGACATCGGCAAAAACGATTCCAGAACGCCCTTCTTTTAAGGAATTTACAACCTCATTTCGATTATTGCCGATACTGGAAACGATGCCTAAACCGGTTACCACGACTCTTTTCATTACAATAGCCTCTAGAAATCTTCTGTAGAAGTAAATAAACCAACCCGCAAATCGGTAGCTTCGTAAATTACTTTACCGTCAACTTCCATGGTGGCATCAGCGATACCCATGACCAACTTTCTCATGATGACTCTTTTCAAATTGACTCGATAAGTCACTTTTTTAGCGGTCGGCAAAACCTGCCCAGTAAATTTAACTTCACCTACGCCCAAAGCCCGTCCTTTACCTGGTCCGCCCATCCAGCATAAATAGAAGCCTATCAATTGCCACATGGCATCCAGTCCCAAACAGCCCGGCATCACCGGATCGCCTTGGAAATGGCAAGCAAAAAACCATAAATCAGGAGTTATATCCAGCTCAGCAATAATTTCGCCTTTCCCGTAAGCGCCGCCTTCATCCGATATATGGGTAATCCGGTCCATCATTAGCATATTTGGTAGAGGCAATTGCGCATTTTTCGGCCCGTATAGCTCCCCCCTACCGGACTTCAATAATTCTTCGCGCGTAAAGCTATGCTGTTTCTCCATAATATTTATGTACCTAAGTTAATAATAATTATTCTTACACCAAACGCGCATTATCTAACAGACACCAAAAAAAATCAGCTCTATTTTTAGCCCGGTAGCACATCCAGCATGAAATCTTTTATCCTGAGCGCTTTCCTGTGCATACGCTCCTGATAAATCATGATGTAAGCAAGCACTGAAGATACATATTTTCGGGTTTCCTTAAATGGGATAGTCTCTATCCATATATCCGCCGGCACAGTCTCGCCGCTAGGCAACCACTGCCCTACCCGCTTGGGCCCTGCATTATAAGCGGCAGTTGCCAATGCGAAATGACCGTTGAATCGGTCCAGCAGTTGTCTGTAATAAAAAGAACCGTACTTGACATTAATATTGGGATCAAACAGGCTTGCCTCAGATTGCCAATTCTCGCGAAGGTCTCGTGCAATTTGCTGGCCTGTTTTCGGCATAATCTGCATAAGCCCCCTGGCGCCGACCGGCGACTCGGCATACCTGTCAAACACGCTCTCCTGGCGAATGAGGCCGAAAATTACAGCCGGATCAAGATTGTGTCTATACGCATTATTGCTGACTTCATTGAGATAATTGACCGGAAACCGTAGCTCCATGTCATCCCAGTATTCGGCCTTAGCTAGCGTAAAAATAGCCACTTGATTCCATTGCCATTGTTGAGCCAATTTGGCCGCAGTCATCAAGCGCTCTTTGGGCAGTTTTTTGATAGCAAACCACCACTGCCTCTGCGCCTCCGGAACCCGACCTAAAAAATCAAGCTCCTGGGCAATTTTAAAATCGCTTGCTTCGGCTAGTGTTTCAAGCGCATTCCCTGACAGGAAAACAGGCTTATCGGCTAACTGATACGGCTTGCTGACTGTATCGGCTGCAAGAAAACCATAAAAGCTCCGGTCTTCAGCAAGATGATTGTAGATATTCTGTGCCTGCAGCACATCACCCGCTTTAGCCAGTGCGCGAGCTTGCCAGTACTGCCATCGGGGCTCCAGTCGCTCCTGATCCGTCAAGCCTGCCAGCGCATCGGCAATATGTTGCCAATTCTGTTCGAGCAAGGCGGCTCTGACTTTCCATTCCCTGACCTCCGCATCGACATTGGCCAATCGGCTCAGACGGTCATAGGCTTTTTTATTCTTTTTAAATGCCAGGGCCAGTGCGAGTCTGCGCTCCAACCTCTGATCCGTTTGCGCATCTATAGCGAAATTATATTTCCTGTTGTCCCAGATTTGCATCGCCAACTCGGGATCTGTTTTGGCCATTCTATCGACAGCATGCGCAAAGATATGCCCGCCTTGCTGATCCGGGCTGATCCATAAAGTATCGCTTCCTATTAACTCGGGCTTTTTATGAATTTTCAACCAAACATCGGCACTCGTCTGATCTTTTAACAAACGCTTCAGATATTCCGCCAGCTGAACATTATCTTTCCGCAATGCCAGTTCAAAGCGTTGCCAGATCAACTCCTGTGTAAAAAGCGGCGACTTGATCAATATTGACGTCAACGCATCGCATTCCTTAGGCAGAGACTTCGCCACTGTCCACAAGCGCTTTGCTTCATTCAATGCTAGTTGAGTATCGCCCGTCAGGTATTTGGCCCAGTAAAACTGACACTCCAGCGTGCTGTTGCCGCTTGCCTGATAATGTTGAAGAAATTCGTGCCAGTTTTCATGCTGAGCCAGATAACTCAGCCATTGAGACCTTAACAAACCGGCATAACGCGTATCTTTGTATTCTGATAAAAACCTCAGAATTCTGCTCGTCTGATGCAAGTTATTCTTTAGCCACTGATAATGCAGATACGGATACAAAGGATAACTTTTTAAAGACATGCTGACGTTCCAAAATGCCTCGTCGTTTCCTTGGGCAATCAGCTTTTCAGCTCGCAGAAAATCAGCTCGTTGCTGTTCCAGTGTATTTCCCGATACAGTAACTGGCAAGGTCAGCACGCACATTAATAACAAATATCCGCACCGGTATTTCTTCTTCATAATTTTTAACAACAGTTTTAGTTATTTTCTTAAAGATGTCAGATAGATATAATGTGAGGTTTATAGAACGCATCATACCTATCGTGCAAACAAAGCATCCCTCAAAACAGGCCACGCATTATTACGGCTGGGATTATATCTTTCAAATCGTTTCAGAGCATAAAAAACAACTGATCAATGCGCATCTGATCGCGATCCTGGCGACTATTGCCAGCGTACCGGTTCCTTTGCTGATGCCGCTGCTGGTCGACGAAGTCCTGCTGAACAAGCCCGGCATGACCATCGCATTCATCAATTCGCTGACGCCGGCCCACTGGCATACGCCTATCCTTTATATTGCGGCCGTTTTGCTGGCGAGCCTGTTGCTGCGCATTATTGCGATTATTTTCAACATCATTCAAGCCCGGCAGTTCTCTTTTATTTCCAAAGACATCATTTTTCGTATCCGTAAGAATCTGATAGGGCGTCTGCAGACGATTTCCATGTCCGAATACGAAAGCCTGGGAACAGGCACCGTGGTCACGCACCTGGTGACCGATCTGGATACGATTGATACCTTTATAGGCTCCACCATCAGTAAATTGCTGATAGCCGTCCTGACTATCATAGGCACAGCCATCATTCTGCTATGGATGCACTGGCAGCTTGGTTTGTTTATTTTATTATTAAATCCTGTCGTGATCTATTTCACGCGTATCGTCGGATCACGCGTCAAGGATCTAAAAGCCAGGGAAAATTCCGCTTATGAAGTATTTCAGCAATCGCTAACCGAAACACTGGAAGCGATTCATCAAATCCGCGCCAGCAATCGCGAGAAGCATTACTGCCAGCAACTGATTGAATCGGCCCGCTCGGTGAAAGATTATTCAATGACTTTTACCTGGAAAAGCGATGCGGCCAACCGGATGAGCTTTCTGGTATTTCTGTTCGGTTTCGACGTGTTTCGCGCCTGCGCCATGCTCATGGTTTTCTATTCCGACCTCAGCATAGGCGAAATGCTTGCCGTATTCGGCTACCTCTGGTTTATGATGGCGCCGGTCCAGGAAGTGCTGAATATTCAATATGCGTTTTATGCAGCCAAAGCCGCTTTAAGACGCATCAACCGCCTGAATGCATTGAAACAGGAGCCCCATTATCCGCATCTGGAAAATCCGTTTCTGAGCAAAAAAACCGTTTCCATACGCGTTGACGATCTGCATTTCAGCTATGGCGATGAGCAAATACTGAACGGCATCAATCTGGAAATCAAAGCCGGCGAAAAAGTGGCGCTGGTCGGCGCCAGCGGCGGCGGCAAGTCCACGCTGATACAAACACTCATCGGTCTTTATCCGCCCAGCGGCGGCCGGATTTATTTTGACAATGCCCCCATCGACCGCATTGGCCTTGAGGTTGTCAGGGAAAATGTCGTGACCGTCCTACAGCAACCTATTCTGTTTAACGATACCATTCGAGCCAACCTGACACTGGGCAGGCCTGCTACGGATGCCGAATTATGGCATGCGCTGGCGATCGCGCAATTAAAAGACACGGTCAGCGACCTGGAGAAAGGTTTGGATACAATAGTCGGCCGTCACGGCATGCGGCTTTCCGGCGGCCAACGGCAACGCATGGCCATCGCCCGGATGATAGTCGCCAATCCCAAGGTCGTGATACTTGACGAGGCCACTTCGGCACTCGATAGCGAAACAGAACATAAATTACATCAGGCCCTTGCCAATTTCCTGAAAGGACGCACGACCATCATTATTGCGCATCGTCTAAGCGCCGTAAAACAAGCCGATCATGTCTATGTATTTGAAGGCGGCAGTATTTGCGAACAAGGTCGTCATGAAACTTTAATTAACCAAAAGGGTCTTTACGCCAAGCTTTATGGAGATTATCAATAGTCATGGCTGAAGTATACGATCTGCACTGTCACTCAACGGCTTCCGATGGTGCATTATCGCCTGCGGAACTAATAAAACGCGCCCATGAGCAAGGCGTTACCTCACTGGCTTTAACCGATCACGATACGACAGCCGGACTCGCCGAAGCCCGGGCTGCGGCAGCTGCAAGCGGCATTAAGCTGATACCTGGCATCGAACTTTCCACCAACTGGCAGGATAAATGTTTTCATATAGTCGGTCTGGGGATCGATCCTGATTATGGCCCGCTGGCTCAAGCCACTCAGAATCTGCAAATCGTTCGCCTGGAACGCGCTGAAAAAATCGCCCAAAAACTCGAGAAGAAACGTATTCCCGGCGCACTCGAAGCCGTCAAACGAGCAGCCGGCGACAGCATGATCACTCGCACCCATTTTGCCGACTTCCTACTGTCACAGCACCACGTGTCAACGCAGCAAGAAGCTTTCGACCGTTATCTAGCCCGAGGCAAGCCGGCCTATGTATCCACGCCCTGGGCCGAGCTGGAGCTGGCGATCAACTGGATCACCGAGTCAGGCGGAATTGCCGTCTTGGCTCATCCATTGCGTTACAAGCTGACGGCCAACTGGATGAAACGGCTATTGACCGCTTTTAAGGAAGCTGGCGGCCAAGGTATAGAGGTTGTAACGAGCAGAATTAGTGCCGATGAAATTAAATTGGTTGCCGGCTACGCCGCACGCTTTGAGCTGGCGGGATCAGCAGGTTCTGACTTTCACAATCCTGAAAACCAGTGGGTCGAGTTAGGCCGGCTCGCATCTCTCCCTCCTCATATCAAGCCAGTATGGGAACTACTGGAAGTTCAAGGTTAATGGCACTTTTTCATCCGTTATCAATCACATTGATGTGAGCTTTGAACCGACGTATGATGATTTAACTTTGCTTGATTTGGTGCAATCATGGGCCAGGAAATCTCTTTAGAGCAATTTGATGAGAAGAACTTCGAGCGTTTTTATCAGAAACTCAAGCAGGAGACTCATCTGCTCAGCCAATTAATTGAACAAAATGCCTGTTCCACCCATCAGCCTGTGGCCGGTTTTGAAATTGAAGCTTGGCTGGTCGATGACAACATGCGCCCATCGCCGACTAATGAAAATTATCTGGCTACCTTCAACCATCCGTGGGCTTCGGCGGAACTCGCCAAATTCAATATAGAATTCAACAGCACGCCTACGCCTCTGACGGATGACGTTTTCAGCCGCCTGCATGAACAGCTGCAGACTACTTGGATGGCGGCCTGTCAGCACGCGGAAACCCTGGACAGCGAAGTTGTCATGATTGGCATTCTGCCGACTTTAAAACAGTCGGACTTGAACCTGAGCAACATGTCAAACATGAACAGGTACCGCGCCCTGAATGAACAAGTACTGCATGCGCGCGGCAGGCCGATACACATCGATATCAATGGCGCAGAACACCTGAAATTCGACCATGACGACGTGATGATAGAGTCAGCGACTACATCATTTCAATTGCATATCCAGCTGCCGCTAAGCATTGCACATCATTTTTACAACGCTTCGATCATAGCATCGGCCCCAGTTGT
This is a stretch of genomic DNA from Methylobacter sp. YRD-M1. It encodes these proteins:
- a CDS encoding PHP domain-containing protein, with amino-acid sequence MAEVYDLHCHSTASDGALSPAELIKRAHEQGVTSLALTDHDTTAGLAEARAAAAASGIKLIPGIELSTNWQDKCFHIVGLGIDPDYGPLAQATQNLQIVRLERAEKIAQKLEKKRIPGALEAVKRAAGDSMITRTHFADFLLSQHHVSTQQEAFDRYLARGKPAYVSTPWAELELAINWITESGGIAVLAHPLRYKLTANWMKRLLTAFKEAGGQGIEVVTSRISADEIKLVAGYAARFELAGSAGSDFHNPENQWVELGRLASLPPHIKPVWELLEVQG
- the fabB gene encoding beta-ketoacyl-ACP synthase I, whose protein sequence is MKRVVVTGLGIVSSIGNNRNEVVNSLKEGRSGIVFADVYKELGFRSHVHGPVNIDQDEFIDRKIKRFMGDGAAFNYIAMQQAIDDAGLAESDVSNVRTGLVMGSGGPSTSNLVDAADILREKGIKKVGPYMVTRTMSSTNTACLATPFKIKGVNYSISSACATSAHCIGHAMELIQMGKQDIVFAGGGEEVHWTMSVLFDAMGALSSKYNDAPETASRPYDETRDGFVISGGGGVLVIEELEHAKARGAKIYAELTGYGATSDGYDMVQPSGEGAVRCMQQALATVPDKIDYINAHGTSTPVGDTRELEALRTVFGAGNVPWVSSTKSLTGHALGAAGVNEAIYSLLMMEESFLSASANITHLDPNAEGIPIVRERQDNVTLNTIMSNSFGFGGTNATLIFQRYNG
- a CDS encoding transglycosylase SLT domain-containing protein, whose translation is MKKKYRCGYLLLMCVLTLPVTVSGNTLEQQRADFLRAEKLIAQGNDEAFWNVSMSLKSYPLYPYLHYQWLKNNLHQTSRILRFLSEYKDTRYAGLLRSQWLSYLAQHENWHEFLQHYQASGNSTLECQFYWAKYLTGDTQLALNEAKRLWTVAKSLPKECDALTSILIKSPLFTQELIWQRFELALRKDNVQLAEYLKRLLKDQTSADVWLKIHKKPELIGSDTLWISPDQQGGHIFAHAVDRMAKTDPELAMQIWDNRKYNFAIDAQTDQRLERRLALALAFKKNKKAYDRLSRLANVDAEVREWKVRAALLEQNWQHIADALAGLTDQERLEPRWQYWQARALAKAGDVLQAQNIYNHLAEDRSFYGFLAADTVSKPYQLADKPVFLSGNALETLAEASDFKIAQELDFLGRVPEAQRQWWFAIKKLPKERLMTAAKLAQQWQWNQVAIFTLAKAEYWDDMELRFPVNYLNEVSNNAYRHNLDPAVIFGLIRQESVFDRYAESPVGARGLMQIMPKTGQQIARDLRENWQSEASLFDPNINVKYGSFYYRQLLDRFNGHFALATAAYNAGPKRVGQWLPSGETVPADIWIETIPFKETRKYVSSVLAYIMIYQERMHRKALRIKDFMLDVLPG
- the ttcA gene encoding tRNA 2-thiocytidine(32) synthetase TtcA; this encodes MSDSDQKSRTQFNKLQKRLRHAVGDAIADYNMIENGDKIMVCLSGGKDSYTLLDILLNLQKTAPVEFELVAVNLDQKQPGFPEHVLPEYLESIGVPYHIIERDTYSIVKRIIPEGSTTCGLCSRLRRGALYGYAEANGITKIALGHHRDDILETFFLNIFYGGKLKAMPPKLLSDDRKNIVIRPLAYCREKDIERFAAFKKFPIIPCNLCGSQENLQRQAMKVMLKGWDKQFPGRLETIFTSLQNVAPSQLADTQLFDFAGLKRGESTGAEEQVISFNAGLDILAQ
- a CDS encoding ABC transporter ATP-binding protein, with protein sequence MPLLVDEVLLNKPGMTIAFINSLTPAHWHTPILYIAAVLLASLLLRIIAIIFNIIQARQFSFISKDIIFRIRKNLIGRLQTISMSEYESLGTGTVVTHLVTDLDTIDTFIGSTISKLLIAVLTIIGTAIILLWMHWQLGLFILLLNPVVIYFTRIVGSRVKDLKARENSAYEVFQQSLTETLEAIHQIRASNREKHYCQQLIESARSVKDYSMTFTWKSDAANRMSFLVFLFGFDVFRACAMLMVFYSDLSIGEMLAVFGYLWFMMAPVQEVLNIQYAFYAAKAALRRINRLNALKQEPHYPHLENPFLSKKTVSIRVDDLHFSYGDEQILNGINLEIKAGEKVALVGASGGGKSTLIQTLIGLYPPSGGRIYFDNAPIDRIGLEVVRENVVTVLQQPILFNDTIRANLTLGRPATDAELWHALAIAQLKDTVSDLEKGLDTIVGRHGMRLSGGQRQRMAIARMIVANPKVVILDEATSALDSETEHKLHQALANFLKGRTTIIIAHRLSAVKQADHVYVFEGGSICEQGRHETLINQKGLYAKLYGDYQ
- the fabA gene encoding 3-hydroxyacyl-[acyl-carrier-protein] dehydratase FabA, whose translation is MEKQHSFTREELLKSGRGELYGPKNAQLPLPNMLMMDRITHISDEGGAYGKGEIIAELDITPDLWFFACHFQGDPVMPGCLGLDAMWQLIGFYLCWMGGPGKGRALGVGEVKFTGQVLPTAKKVTYRVNLKRVIMRKLVMGIADATMEVDGKVIYEATDLRVGLFTSTEDF